The Acidobacteriota bacterium nucleotide sequence GGAAAGGAGGTCGCGGAGAATCGCCAGAGCCATTGTCCGCTCGCGGCCGGTACGAACTACCGCTCATCTAGCACAAGTTATATCGGCCGCGAGCCGGTCAATGAAATCTGACCGCATTCATCCCGCGACGCGCACTTTCCAAGCGATCCGGATCTACGTGAATCAGGAGCTGGAGGACCTCAAGGCGTTCCTCGGTGACAACGGGGCGCCGCACGTGCTCAAACCGGGTGGAAGGCTGGTGGTCATCAGCTTCCACTCGCTCGAGGACAGGATGGTGAAAGACGCGTTCCGCGAAGGCGCGCAACGCGGGCTGTTCAAGCCCCTGACCAAGAAGGTGGTCACGGCGAGTGACGAGGAGGTCGATCGCAATCCACGGTCCCGCAGCGCGAAGCTGCGAGCCGTAGAAAAAGTTTAAAGCTGCGAGCGGGTAGAGGCGCCGAGCAGCGAAAGTTCCGGGGCGACGCTGCCTACCTCTACTAGGGCGAATTGAAATTCCTCTGAAACCTTCCACTTACAGCGTTGTCCCGGAAAAGTTTAGAAGTAAACCGACCCCCTCCCCCGGTCGGAGGTGAACAAATGTACACAGGAAACATGATCGACAACCTGATCGCCAGCGTGCAGCAAGCCGAAGAGCACGCGGGCCTCGCGTTCGATAACCAGATGCCGGTGCAGGTGGAGGTCCGAGCCACCCACGCCTACCAGTTCGCTAACGACAACGAAGCGGTCTTTGGAGTCGCATAGATGGCAACCGCAGCGATGGCAGCAAGGGGAGCGCGGCACGCCCACAGTCAGGGACGCGGCGCCATTGTGGCGCAGACCTCGGCATGGCGAGGCGCGACGCCGGAGATCCACTTCGTGAAGGCGATCGACAACACGCGGCTGGTCAAGGTCGCGGACACGGAGCGCAATCGCGAGATGGCGCAGTTCGCGTGCGCCTGCGTGGTGCTGTTCGTGCTCGCGCTGGGCTACATGTGGCAGCACTACAGCGCGATC carries:
- a CDS encoding cell division protein FtsL — translated: MATAAMAARGARHAHSQGRGAIVAQTSAWRGATPEIHFVKAIDNTRLVKVADTERNREMAQFACACVVLFVLALGYMWQHYSAIEYGYQIQAQKGERDRLSDVNRTLRLEEASLRDPERIDALARGMGMVAPQPGQVIQLDAPAYEPSGAVLAQVSQAVVVPATQ